The genomic stretch GGCCAAGGTGTCGGCAGTTCATGCGCCAGAGTTTCGTACCGTTGGTCTGGACGACGAGGTAGAGCCCATCGGAGTCGGCCACCTTGGAGGCCTTGTCTTTGGGCTTCGCGTTGGTGATCTGGATGTGATTCAGTGCCATGATGGTACCAGCTCCAAAGGGCTCTCCGGCACCATCAAAAACACCATCATTTTGATGGTGCTGCCGATGGATTCGGGTGGATGAGCCCGGATTCCATTTGGCGATTTTCACTGAAAATATGCTGTAAAACCAGCTGTTTGCTGGACGCTGCTGGACGTATCCAGAGCCAGTATTGGTGCCCAGAAGAGGACTCGAACCTCCACGACCTTGCGATCGCCAGCACCTGAAGCTGGTGCGTCTACCAATTCCGCCATCTGGGCACGGGGTAGGGGGCGGCCTTTAGGGGCGGGGTGGTTGGCTTGTCAACTGCGACGTTGCGGAAAAGCGAAGCGTGCGTGGCGCTTGCCGTTTTGGGCTGCGCGCGGCATTGGGGGCGGCTCGCAGGACGGCGGATGAGGCGGACATGAAAGACAGGCTGGTAACGCTGATCGGTGGCGGCGGATTTTTTGGCCGCTATGTCGCACAGGAATTGCTGCGCGCCGGCGCGCGGGTGCGCATTGCGCAGAAGCGGCCGCGCGATGCGTGGTTCCTCAAGCCGCAGGGCGGGCTCGGCCAGACCCAGTTCGTCGCGGCCGACATCGCCCAGCCCGAGACGCTGCGCCACGCCGTCGACGGCGCCGACGCAGTGGTGAACCTGGTCGGCATCCTCGCAGGCAATTTCCAGGCAGTGCATGTCGACGGCGCGCGCAACGTTGCGGCGGCGGCGAAGGCGGCGGGCGTAGAGGCGCTGGTCCATGTCTCGGCGATCGGCGCGGATCCGGCTTCGGCATCGGCCTATGGCCGGTCGAAGGGCGAGGGCGAGGCGGCGGTGCGCGGCGCCTTTCCCGAGGCGACGATCCTGCGCCCCTCGATTCTGTTCGGGCGCGAGGATGCATTTGTGAACCGCTTCGCCGGGATGATCGCCGCCGCGCCGGTAGTGCCGGTGCTGCGCGCCGGGGTGAAGTTCCAGCCGGCCTATGTCGCCGATGCGGCGCAGGCCGTCGTCGCGGCGCTCGCCGATCCGGGCCAGCATGGCGGGCAGCTGTACGAACTGGGCGGGCCCGATGTGATCAGCATGGGCGCGCTTCATCGCTGGATCGCCGATGCGATCGGTCGCAAGCCGCATTTCCTCGAGCTTCCCGATTCGGTCGGCGCGATCCTGGCCTCGCTGCCGGGGACGCCGATCACGCAGGACCAGTGGCGGATGCTCCAGCAGGACAATGTCGTTGCGCCAGGGGCCAAGGGGTTCGCCGCACTGGGGATCACCCCCACGCCGCTCGCCGCGGTCGCGCCGGGGTGGCTGGTGCGCTTCCGCCGGCATGGGCGTTTCGGGCGGCTCGGCGCAGCCTGAGCGCGCGCCTTACTCCCTATCGTTAACAGGAGCCGGGTGGCTGCATGACCGAAATTCTCGTCGCGATCCTGCTCGGCATCGTCGAGGGCGTAACCGAATTCCTGCCGGTATCGTCGACCGGGCATCTGATCCTCGCCAGCGAGCTGCTCGGCTATGATTCGGAGCAATGGGCGATGTTCAACGTCGTCATCCAGCTCGGCGCGATCCTGGCGGTGGTGGTGCTGTACTGGCGCACCTTCTGGGCGGTCGCGGTGGGGCTGTTGCAGCTAAACCCGGTATCGTGGCGGTTCCTGCGCAACCTGGTGATCGCGTTCATCCCGGCGGCGGTGATCGGGCTGGCGCTGCATGACCATATCGAGGCGCTGCTGGGGTCGCCACGCGTCGTCGCGGTCGCGCTGATCGTCGGGGGCATCGCGATCCTAGTGATCGAGCGGCTGGTACGCGACGCGCATATCGTCGGGATCGCCGACATCCCGGTGGTGCGGGTGATCGGGATCGGCCTCATCCAGTGCATGGCGATGGTGCCGGGGGTCAGCCGTTCGGGCGCGACGATCCTGGGCGCGCTGTCGCTGGGGGTCGAGCGCCGTACCGCCGCCGAGTTCAGCTTCTTCCTGGCGATCCCGACGATGCTCGGCGCGACGGTGCTCGGGCTGGCCAAGCATGGCGGCACGCTGGCGTCGGGGCGAGTCGGCTGGACCGAGATCGGCGTGGGGTTCGTGGTGTCGTTCCTGGTCGCGATCCTGGTGATCAAATGGTTCGTCGGGATCGTCAGCAAGCACGGTTTCACGCCCTTTGCCTGGTATCGTATCGTCGCCGGCAGCGCGGCGCTGATCTGGCTTTCGATGCGATAAGGCCGTATCGGACCTATATTGGCGGAACTTTACGGGTTTTCACAAAGCCGCGGCCGGCGAATCCTTTAATAGGTAAGTGGTACTGACTTTTCGTCCTGCCGCCGCTCTGCTAAGGGGCGCGGCATGGCTGATGATGCAATGCTCAAATTCGTCGGGCGGACCCAGTCCTACCCGGACAAGCGCCCTGCGGACCTGCGCGCGGAAGATTTTCGCGAGATCGCGGAACGCTATGCCGTGCCCGATGCGGAGGCGCAGGCCGGGCGCTGCTCGCAATGCGGCGTGCCCTATTGCTCGGTGCATTGCCCGCTGCACAATCACATCCCCGACTGGCTGCGGCTGACCGCGGAGGGGCGGCTGCGCGAGGCGTATCAGCTGTCGAACAGCACCTCGACCATGCCCGAGATCTGCGGCCGCATCTGCCCGCAGGACCGGCTGTGCGAAGGCAATTGCGTCATCGAATTTTCGGGGCACGGCGCGGTCACGATCGGGTCGGTCGAGAAGTTCATCACCGATACCGCCTGGGAACAGGGCTGGGTCGAGCCGGTGCATGTCGGCGCGGCGACCGGCCAGTCGGTCGGGATCATCGGCGCGGGGCCGGCGGGGCTTTCGGCTGCCGAATATCTGCGCACCGCGGGCCATGACGTCCATGTCTATGACCGCCACGATCGCGCGGGCGGGCTGCTGACCTATGGCATCCCCGGCTTCAAGCTCGAGAAGGAAATCGTGATGCGCCGCGTCGCGCGGCTCGAGGAAGCGGGAATCGTCTTCCATTGCGGCTTCGAAGTCGGGCGTGACGCGAGCCTCGACGATCTGCGCGCGCGGCATGATTCGATCCTGATCGCGACCGGGGTGTACAAGGCACGCGGGATCAAGGCGCCCGGCGTCGGCGCTGGCGGCGTGGTCGAGGCGCTCGAGTACCTCACCGCATCGAACCGCAAGGGGTTTGGCGATGCCGTTCCCGCCTATGACGATGGCAGCCTGAATGCTGCGGGCAAGCATGTCGTCGTGGTCGGCGGCGGCGACACCGCGATGGATTGCGTCCGCACTGCGATTCGCCAGGGCGCGGCGTCGGTGAAGTGCCTCTATCGCCGCGACCGCGCGAACATGCCGGGATCGCAGCGCGAAGTCGGCAATGCCGAGGAGGAAGGCGTCGAGTTCGTCTGGCTCTCCGCGCCCGAGGCGTTCGACGGCGGCGATACGGTCAGCGGCGTGCGCGCCGCGCGGATGCGGCTGGGCGCGCCCGATGCCTCGGGCCGCCGCGCGCCCGAAATCGATCCGGGCAGCGGCTTCCAGCTCCCCGCCGACCTGGTGATCAAGGCACTGGGGTTCGAGGCTGAGGATTTGCCGACGCTGTTCGGCGCGCCTTCGCTCGGCGTTACGCGCTGGGGGACGGTGCGCGCCGATGGCAAGACGATGATGACCAGCCTCGACGGCGTGTTCGCGGCGGGCGATATCGTGCGCGGCGCGAGTCTCGTCGTCTGGGCGATTCGCGACGGTCGCGATGTCGCGGCGCATATGCATGCCTGGATGCGCGCGCGCGCCGACGCTGCGGTTCGCGCCGCCTGAACGGGGATAGCGTCATGAAGTCACTCCTTGCGGCGTTCGCGGTCGCCACTGCGGCATTGTTGCCCTCGACGGCGCAGGCGCGTGGTGCGCCCATTGCGGTCGCGCCCAGCCCCGATGTCGAGCAGCTGGTGGCGATGCTGGTCGGTGATGACGCGATGCTGCGCCTGGGTACGCGGGCGTTTGATGCGAATATCGAAGAGGAACTCGCCGCCGATCCGCAGGCCAAGGCGCTTCTGGCCCGCGATCCCGGGCTCAAAACCTATGTGTCGGACCAGCTGCGGGCGTCGTTCGTTGCGGTGCTCCAGCGGGAACTGCCGACGCTCCGCGGCCAGCTGGGCACGCTTTTCGCCAGCGAGCTGACGGCAACCGAAGTCGCCGACACGCTGGCGTTCTTCTCCAGCCCGGTCGGCAGGAAGCTGATCGCGCAAGTCTATCAGGCAGCGGGCGACACGCCCGGGCAGGACCAGGCGGCGATGCAGCAGGCGGCGATCGCATCGGTGATGGCGAACCTCCAGCCCGAGGATTACCCGGCATTGATGGCGTTCGGGGCGAGCAGCGCCGCGCAGAAGATGCAGGTGGTGAACCCCAAGATCAGCGCGACCAGCCAGGCGTGGGCCGAAAAGCTGGTCTCCGCGAACGAGGCTGCGTTCCGGCAACAGGCGATCGCCGCGGTGGCCGACTATATGGCGAAGCAGAGGTGAGCGTGCGGCACCTTGGCTGGGCAATCGCGATGCTATGTGCCGTGCCCGGCGGCCCGGCCTATGCGCAGGCAGCCCCGCAGGCAGAGGTGGTGGATGCCGCGCGCCTCGCGATCGCCGACTCGATCGTCGCAAAGCTGGTCCCCACGGGCATTTACCTGCGGATGATGCGCGACACCTTCCCGCCGATGATGGACGCGATGATCGCGCGGATGAGCGGAATGACCGCCGCCGATCTGGGCGCGAAGGATACCGACGGCAAGACGCTGGAGCAAAGCGCCATCGCGAACGACCCCGCCTTTCGCGAGCGCATGACGATCATGACTCGGGTGATGGGCGAAGAACTGGGCAAGGTGATGGACGGGCTGGAGCCGCGCGTGCGCACGGCGCTCGGCAAATCCTTCGCGCGGCGCTTCACGCTCCAGCAACTCCGCGACTTCGACGCCTTTTTCGCGACTCCTTCGGGCGCCGCCTTCGCGAAAGACTATCTGCTGACCTTGATGGATCCTGAGATGATGCAGGAAATGTCGGCCGCCACCCCCGAACTCATCCGCGCGATG from Sphingomonas hengshuiensis encodes the following:
- a CDS encoding complex I NDUFA9 subunit family protein, giving the protein MKDRLVTLIGGGGFFGRYVAQELLRAGARVRIAQKRPRDAWFLKPQGGLGQTQFVAADIAQPETLRHAVDGADAVVNLVGILAGNFQAVHVDGARNVAAAAKAAGVEALVHVSAIGADPASASAYGRSKGEGEAAVRGAFPEATILRPSILFGREDAFVNRFAGMIAAAPVVPVLRAGVKFQPAYVADAAQAVVAALADPGQHGGQLYELGGPDVISMGALHRWIADAIGRKPHFLELPDSVGAILASLPGTPITQDQWRMLQQDNVVAPGAKGFAALGITPTPLAAVAPGWLVRFRRHGRFGRLGAA
- a CDS encoding undecaprenyl-diphosphate phosphatase, giving the protein MTEILVAILLGIVEGVTEFLPVSSTGHLILASELLGYDSEQWAMFNVVIQLGAILAVVVLYWRTFWAVAVGLLQLNPVSWRFLRNLVIAFIPAAVIGLALHDHIEALLGSPRVVAVALIVGGIAILVIERLVRDAHIVGIADIPVVRVIGIGLIQCMAMVPGVSRSGATILGALSLGVERRTAAEFSFFLAIPTMLGATVLGLAKHGGTLASGRVGWTEIGVGFVVSFLVAILVIKWFVGIVSKHGFTPFAWYRIVAGSAALIWLSMR
- a CDS encoding NAD(P)-dependent oxidoreductase, which encodes MADDAMLKFVGRTQSYPDKRPADLRAEDFREIAERYAVPDAEAQAGRCSQCGVPYCSVHCPLHNHIPDWLRLTAEGRLREAYQLSNSTSTMPEICGRICPQDRLCEGNCVIEFSGHGAVTIGSVEKFITDTAWEQGWVEPVHVGAATGQSVGIIGAGPAGLSAAEYLRTAGHDVHVYDRHDRAGGLLTYGIPGFKLEKEIVMRRVARLEEAGIVFHCGFEVGRDASLDDLRARHDSILIATGVYKARGIKAPGVGAGGVVEALEYLTASNRKGFGDAVPAYDDGSLNAAGKHVVVVGGGDTAMDCVRTAIRQGAASVKCLYRRDRANMPGSQREVGNAEEEGVEFVWLSAPEAFDGGDTVSGVRAARMRLGAPDASGRRAPEIDPGSGFQLPADLVIKALGFEAEDLPTLFGAPSLGVTRWGTVRADGKTMMTSLDGVFAAGDIVRGASLVVWAIRDGRDVAAHMHAWMRARADAAVRAA
- a CDS encoding DUF2059 domain-containing protein translates to MKSLLAAFAVATAALLPSTAQARGAPIAVAPSPDVEQLVAMLVGDDAMLRLGTRAFDANIEEELAADPQAKALLARDPGLKTYVSDQLRASFVAVLQRELPTLRGQLGTLFASELTATEVADTLAFFSSPVGRKLIAQVYQAAGDTPGQDQAAMQQAAIASVMANLQPEDYPALMAFGASSAAQKMQVVNPKISATSQAWAEKLVSANEAAFRQQAIAAVADYMAKQR
- a CDS encoding DUF2059 domain-containing protein, encoding MSVRHLGWAIAMLCAVPGGPAYAQAAPQAEVVDAARLAIADSIVAKLVPTGIYLRMMRDTFPPMMDAMIARMSGMTAADLGAKDTDGKTLEQSAIANDPAFRERMTIMTRVMGEELGKVMDGLEPRVRTALGKSFARRFTLQQLRDFDAFFATPSGAAFAKDYLLTLMDPEMMQEMSAATPELIRAMPAIMARVEKETAHLPPLPKPESKQ